The Rhodopirellula halodulae genome includes the window GCCACGACGGCTTCGCCAGAAAAGCTGGTTCGCTTGCTTCAAAAACAGCTGCTCGCAGCGAACAAGCAATATCAGCAAGCAGCCGGGAAAGTGTCAGAGTTCCGAGACAACCCGTCGGATGCGACTCTCGCTTCTGCCTTCGGCCGTTTCTATTGCTTTTTGAAGGGTGATTGGGAAACGGGGTTGCCGCTGGTGGCGGCGGGCGCTAGTGAAAAACTGGCTCGGGTTGCGAAGAGAGACCTGTCCGGCGCATCGGATGCCGGCGACGCGATGATTTTAGGTGACCTGTGGTGGGAGTTGTCTGAAGGACTTCCGCCCGGGATCTACCGACAAGGAACCAGAGATCGTGCTGGCCATTGGTACGAACAAGCCTTGAATGAGATGCCGGAGTCCCTTGACCGGCTTCACGTTCAGGCACGAGTGAAGGAGTGGAATTCACAAGATCCGGGAAGTCCCCTGGCAACCATCAGAAGTCTGAATCGTCGCCTGGGTTTGAATGAGGCTGTCGGTCTTGAACAGGTTGTGGCAAAGAAACAAACACAAGCGAACGCACCAGGTGATGATTATGAAGACGGTTGATTGCAGCAATACAGGAGCATGCCGTTCGAAACTGAAGCAGATTGTTTGCTTACCATTGTTGTGCATTGCGTTTGCAAACACGGCTTCGGCAGCATTGGTCACTAGCATTGTGACCTTCGATGAATCTGACGGATTTTCTGTCTCAGATTCACCCACGACCAACCCCAGCGTGAACGGTGGCAATTTGTACGTCATCGACGGTATGCGGTTCTCAGTTACAGGCGGTGACTTTCTGTATCCGCGGAATGGAAGTGGGCTTTGGCCGACGCAGGCGAGCATGTCGACCTCGCTTGGTTCTGCAGCATCAAACAATATTACATTTTCTATGATGCTGGATAATCCTTATGCTGGGCAAACGTTCGATATGCATGAGATTACGCTTTATGGTTACGCTCAAGCTGCGTCGGCAGCCCCATCAACGGACGTTGAGTTCATCGGGACCAAGTTAAATGGTAATACAGTCAGTTTCAAAACCAATGAGTTTGATCCAGGGTCTCTAAGTCCATTTCTTTTTGACTTCGAAGACGATACGGTTAATCTCGAAGACGGCACGACTGTTGATTTCTCAGGCTTGGTTAGCTTGACTTGGAAACAGAGGAATACGAATCGCCAGTTTCAGTTTGACAATGTGACGTTCAGTACGGTCACTGCGGTTCCAGAGCCCGGTTCGTTGGCTGCGATGTTGTTGATTTCTTTGGTTGGTATGGGCACCCGGGCCCGATCAATCCGAAGCATGTTCAAGCGCCGATTGTTACCTTCGTAGATCAAAAACAGCGACTCGGTCTTCGTCTTTGAGAACGATCCCGTCTTCGATGATGGCCGGCGAGCAGTAGCAATCCGCTTGCATCAGCGGATCTTGAGTGAAAGAAAGGACTTTCGCTTCGTTGTGACTGCGTTGCAGCGAGGCGAGGTGCCCGCGTTCTCCGAGGAAGAACATCGCTTCACCGGCGATCAGCCCCTGTGCCCGGCGAAGCACACTGTGATACTTCCATTTCAATTCACCCGTGGCGAATTCGATGCAGCGCAGTTCGGCACCACCCTGCCCCGCGGATGTGAACCCAAAGACATGGCCATCGGATAACAGCAGATTGGTGTACTGGCTATCGAGCAGTCGCCGGTTCTTCCACTGGACTTCATAAGACCGGTCGGCATTGATTTTGACGCAAATGGCACCCGGCCCTGGTCCGGTGACCATCAAAACCAGATCGTTCCAAACCAATGGTGACACCGAGTTATAACTCATGGGAGCCTTGCTGCGGTGAGGGATCTCCCAATCGACGGTGCCGCTGCTGGGGTTGAGGCACACGAGTCCCTCGGCCGTCATCACGAAGCAGAACCCCTGATCAAATCGTTCCGCGACGATCGGTGTCGTGTATGCCGCTTTGTGTTCTGTGCAACTCCATCGAGTCGCTCCGTCGTCTGCCTGCAACGAGACCACTCCAGCCTCTTGTTTGGCCCCGCCCAATGAAAAAATCAGTTGGTCGTCGTCGAGGAGTGGTGTGGCACCGGGAGGGAAGAGTTCTGGTTCGACAGCATAGTCTTCACGCAAATCGCGTCGCCATTTGATGTGACCTGAATCGAGGTCCAACGAAAGGAGGGTTCCCGATCCGCTGAAGTGATAGACCGAGCGACGTTGCAGATCGATCACAGGTGTGCTGTACGGGCCATCGCTGTATTCGAAGTCACAAACTGCATCGGTTTCAAGTGGCGTTTTCCAGATGACCGAACCGTCGCGCCCGTCGTGGCATTGAACCCATTCCTTGTCATCGACTCGATGGGAGAAGATGACACGATTTTCGGCGGTCACCGGGGATCCGTAGCCCGTTCCCACCTCCACCTCCCATCGCAGTTCAGGGCCTTCGTCGGGCCAGATGGCCGGGACACTGACCTCCGTTGCCCCGGTACGATTCGGGCCGAACAAGGTCGGCCACTGAACCAGTTTTTGCTGGTAGGCGGGCGAGCCCTTTTGCATGAAATCGGCAACATCGATTCTGCTTGGTTTGTCAGCGCGAGTTGGTTCTTCGAGTGGCACGTCCAGCGTCGGTTCGATTGTTGGACTGCCACATCCGAAGCTTCCAAACCCGAGAAGAATGAGGCTAGCAAGAAGCTGCCGCTTGTGACGGCAAATGGTTGGTGTCTGAAAACTCAAAGCTTGCGACGTCCTGACTGGTTGGCGATACGAAGTGTGTTGTCCTGAAGGTCAATCGCCAATTCAATTCCCTCCGACGCGGTCAGCAGTGTGCCCACCAGTCCCACCATGGCGAAGAGGGCTGCGACGGCATGGAGGCTGAACTGGCCAAATGCATTGAGAAGTCCTTCTTCGGTGGACCATAGAATCCAAGCAAATCGAAACATCAGACCCGGAATGACGATCATCACGGTTGCATAGGCAAGCAGTCGGAAGATTCTTTGGGTCGCGCGAAGTGTTGGGTAGTCACGCTGGAGCGGATAGAGTCCCGCGGATTCGTTGTAAAGATTGCGAGCCTTCACGGTCGACTGTTGTTGCTCCAAACGATGAGAGGTCGCAGAATCGCTCGGACGAGACGTGACTGGTTTCAGGCTGACAGAATCAAAGTCGTTGTCCTGAAGAGGCATGGTGCTTGAAGAGATTGGAGCGGTGGTTGGAGCAAACGCGAATTTGTTTGCGTTGGGGGACCGACCGGTGATCGATTCCCTGGGAAAGAACGAAGATGCATGAGCTTCAGATTCTCATGGTCATCCCGAGAACCCGGCGTACTTCGGAGGGACTGGTGTAGCCGTGACGCACCAAGTCAGTGGCACGCTCCCAAAGCGAGGTCATTCCTCGCTCGACAGCCATTCGGTAAATCTGTCGGCTATCACGTGTGCTGAGAAGCTGGTCGACTGATGCCGATTCTTTGAGCGAAAGGAATTCGCTCGCAAGCAAGCGTCCTTGGTAACCGGTCTGGTGGCACGCCTGACATCCGACGGCAACCTTGCAGTGATCGATGGGAAGTCCGCAAAAAGCGTCTGGGTTTTCGGATGGAACTGCACACTCGCACAACGACCGTAAGAGTCGTTGGCTGACGATTCCTAGCAGTCCGCTGCGAAGTAGGTAAGGTTCGATTCCCATGTCCAGCAGCCGACTGATCGCGGTCGCCGCGCTGTCAGCATGAAACGTGGTGATCATCAACTGTCCCGTCAGGCAGGCTTGGATGGCAATCTCAGCAGTCAATCGATCTCGGATCTCGCCGATAACAATGACCTCTGGATCCTGCCGCAGCAATGAACGCAGTCCAGTGTGCAGGTCAAATCCGGCGGCGGCGTTGACCTGCGACTGCGCGACTCCGGGAATCGGGACCTCAATGGGATCTTCGATCGAAAGCAAGCTCCGGCTACCTCCGGATGCTTGAACCAAATGCCGTAGGCTCGCATAAAGCGTGGTGGATTTGCCGCTGCCTGCTGGCCCCGTCACAAGCACCGCGCCACTGGTTTCGGCCAGCGAATCGTGAAGGTGCCCCAGAACTTGTCCGGTGTGACCCAGGTCCTCCAGTTGTTGCAAGCGTGCACCTCGGCCGAAGAAGCGAAGCACTGCGCGTTCGCCGTAGAGTGTCGGGAACGTGCTGACACGAACTTCCGCAGCTTCACCGGGAACGGCGATGCGTCCTTCTTGCGGGATGTCATTCTGATAGGTGAGTAAGTTGGACAGCACCTTCAGTCGCGTCACGATCGAAACCTTGATTCCATCGACGATCGTTGCCAGTGGTCGCAGCACTCCATTGTCTCGAAAGCGGATGTCGATCCCTGCGGCCACAGGCTGCAGGTGCATGTCGCTGGTGCCGATCTCATCCGCGAAACTCAGAAGTTGCTCGACCACTTCGGTGGCGTAGGTGGTTGTTTCGGCGCGGAAACGACTCAAGCGTTCGGCGGTCGCCGTGACCTGTTCGTCCATCGATCGGACTTTCGAATCGGTGCCATTGGGGCTGGGGGAAAGCACTTTCTTAAGCGATTGAATCACGTGATTGGACTTGCGTTGAGGGTGGTCGATCGGGATCTGTTGGACGCGATGTGTCAGAAGCTCGATGGGCTTTGAATGACATCGGTGGCTCGTTCGCCCATTCCATCGACGTAGAGAGAAAACACGCGAAAAATGATGAGGATTAGGATCGCGGCGATTGCGACCCAGATGGCCGCGGATGCTGCGTAGGTCAGCTTGGCCATGGAGCTTTTGACCTGGGACTTCAAGTGGCGGAAGTGCTTGTCCAAGGTTTCCGCGAGCTTGCCACTGGCCTCCCCAAGCTCGACGACCTCAATCGTTTCTTCTTGGAAAAGATGGCTGTCCGCGAGCGTCGAATGAAGATCGTGCCCCTGAAGAATGGCTTGTTTCGATTGGCTTGCTTTGGATTGAAACTGTCGAGTCCCCGCACTTCGGAAAGCGAGATCGACCGCCGAAGCCGCGTCCACTCCGGCCTCGATTGTCAGTGCCAATGTTTGAACAAACCTTGCTTCTGCAAAGATCCGAAGGTTTTGTCCAATCCAAGGGAGATGACTGCCCCAGTCCGACAGGAATCCGAAGAAGCCGTTCTTTGTCAGAACATAAAACGCGGCGGTGATCCCCAATCCGGCCAGAACGAGGCCGACATAAATCAGCACCCCTCGCTCGCCGGTCAATCCGATCCCGAGCAAATCAGTGCGGCTGGTTTCGGCGTCTGGAAGAAGAACTGCCGGCAGGTAGATCAGCAAGCCAACGACAACGATTGCCAAGATCAGTTGGATGATTGGCCACAAAATTGAGTTGAAGAAGATGCTGCGAAAGTCAGCGAGTTGTTGGTAGTACTCCGCCAATCGCTCGAGAACGCGGTCGAGCTTGCCCGAGCGTTCACCTCCTTCCAGCATTTCGGCGAAGTGTGGCGGAAAGTAGTTTCCTTGTGACTTCACCGCATCAGAAAGTGCCGCACCTTCGCGTACTTGGTCCGCGACAGATCGCATTTTGCGGCCGTAGAGTGTGCTCGCATGTTTGGCTTCTCGTTCGAAGACTCGGTGGGGGTCGAGGCCGACTTCGAAAGCCACACCGACGCGCTCGCACAGGGTGCTGAGCGATTGGTTTTCGATGCGATTGGAGAACACTCGGTTGCTTCCTGAGGTGAATGAGAGAGGTTGAGACGAGCCGCCTCAGGATAGCGTTTGGATGATTTTCTCCGATCAATCCGGTGTGAGCGTGCGGTGAAGAATGCGTGAAGCCATCGTTGTCTCACGAGTGGTTTGAGTTTCGATGTTACGACGCATTCACTGTTGTTTCAGAGTGAGCTTTCCGTTGCGAATTTTCTTTGCTCGCGAACGAATGTCGGACCACTCAGAGGAATCTTTGCGGTCCAGGTTTTTGAGCTGCAACGTCATTCGCGAATTGTTTTGGAATTGTTGCTGGTGGCGATCCAGAAAGTCCCAATACAGCGTTGTGAACGGGCAGGCATCTTCGCCGGTCGCTTTCGCGGGATCATAGCGACAACCCTTGCAGTGGTTGCTCATTCGCTGGATGTATTTGCCAGTTGCGCAGTAGGGCTTTGTCGCCATCACGCCTCCGTCCCCGTACTGACTCATGCCCAACGCGTTTGGCAGGCTGACCCAGTCGATCGCATCGGCGTACATCGCCATGTGCCAGTGGTGAAAACGAAGTGGATGCGTTCCGTAGAGTTGTGCAAACAGTCCCAGCACCATCAAACGTTGAATGTGATGAGCGTATGCGGTGTCGATCAGTAAACGCATTGCATCGGCAACACAAGCCATGTCGGTGTTCCCGTCCCAGAAGAACGGTGGTACGTCTTGGTCCGGATCGCAGTGCAGCGAGTTGCGTTCCTCGTAATGTGGCATGCGGTTCCAGTAGATGCCCCGCACGTATTCTCGCCAGCCGAGGATCTGCCGGATGAATCCTTCGACGCAGTTCAGCGGCGCCTCTCCTTCGCGATAAGCTTGCTCTGCCGCGTCGACGACTTCTTTGGGCGATAGCAGGTGGAGGTTGATGGCGTGTGACAGCCGAGAGTGATAGAGAAATGTCTCGTCGTTCCACATGGCATCTTGGAAGGTTCCAAACTTCGGTAGTCGGTTCTTGATGAAGTCTTTCAAGTACTTCAACGCGTCCTTCCGGCAGACAGGCAAATCGAATTGTTCCACGGAACCCGGATGGTCCTCGAAGCGATCTTGGACCATGTCAATGACATCACGCGTGATCGAGTCCGGTTCAAACGAAGGCACCGGAGGAATTTCGGGCGGGCCTGATTTGCCAAAGGTTTCGCGGTTCTCTTTGTCGAAGTTCCATTGACCGCCCTCCGGTTCCTTTCTGTCGTCGAGCAAGATGCCATGCCGTTGTCGCATCTTTCGGTAGAACGTTTCCATCACCATCGACTTGCGTCCTGCGGCCCAGTCATCGAATTCATCAGGGGTGCAGTAGAAGTGGTGGTCGTTTCGAAACTCAATCGGCACGCCTTCTTGTTCCGAGGTCGCCCGCAATTGTTCACGGACTCGGTAGTCACCCGGTGAAACAACGAGCAACTTTTCTACATCGTGTTCATCGAGTGTTTTTCGAAGGACGCTCGCAAAGGAGCTTTCACGAGCCTTTCGACGGTCGCCGGTCAACTCGTGATAGAGAACCGTCTTGCCCGATTCTCGCAGTTCGTCGCGGAAGTGACGCATGGGACTGAAGAAGCCAACCAATCGGGTTTTGTGACACCAAACGTGGGTGGCTTCCTCGTCGTTTTCCGCCATCCACACGCGGTCCGTGTCCGGATCGAAATCAGAAAAAACGTCGGAATCGTGGTTGAGTTGGTCGCCCAGAACGAGCACCAAGTGACGAATTTTTGACATGACGGGTCCAGCAATCGACGGTCTCGAATTATCCTCTCGCGTACCACGGTAGCGCCGCCGCAACCCTGCCCTGCTCTACCCTGCCCCGATTCACGCATTTTTCGCACAGAGCAAAGCAAACCGCATGGAAATCTGGCCCGCCATCGATCTACGCCACGGAAAACCAGTCCGTCTTCGCCAGGGGGATTACGACCAGCAGACCACCTTTGGTGATGACCCCGTCGAATTTGCGGAACGATGGCAAGAAAGTGGGGCCAAACGTTTGCACTTGGTGGATTTGGATGCGGCTCGTGGCGACAGTCCCGACGCGAATCGAACGGCGGTGCAGCGAATCATTGAAGCAACCGGTTTGCCGTGTCAGATGGGCGGCGGGGTGCGGGATGAAACCACGATCGAGTCACTGTTGCAGGTTGGTGTGACTCGATTGGTAGTCGGGTCACGAGCGCTCAAGGATCCCGATTGGTTCGTCGAAATGTGTGATCGCTATCCAGGCAAGTTGGTTGCGGGAATCGATGCTCGGGATGGCAAAGTGGCAACGCAGGGTTGGTTGGAAACCAGTGATGTTTCCGCGATTGATTTCGCGAAGGAGTTGCGTTCACGCACGGAGAACATCGCCGCGATCGTTTACACCGATATCGCCAAGGACGGAATGATGCAGGGGCCCAACTTTGAAGGGCTCGCCGAGATGGCCGCCGCGAGTGACATCCCTTTGGTGGCCAGCGGCGGCGTCACGACCTATGACGATATCAAGCAGTTGGTCGAAATGAAGATGCCAGCCGCGATCGTCGGTCGTTCGTTGTACGACGGAGTCATGGAACTGGGCGAAGTCGTGAAGCTCGCCGGTGATGTCTGACTGCCATTAGTGCCCGATTGCCAGTGACGCCTGATCGCTGAATGTGAATGGCAGCACTCCGGTGGTTCCGGAGTGCTGAGTCTGAATCTGCGTCCGATGCCTCACGCTCGACGACCGGGCAACATGACTATTACCGAGATGGCTACCAAGTCAGACGTTCATCGTCGTCCGTCAGCTTTCCCGGGCCGCGGACTTCGTTTCCGGAAACCTTTTGCAGTTTGTCGCCGAGTTGTTGCCGATAGACTTCGGCAGCGGCTTTCAGTTGTTGAACAACATCGGGATGCTGGTCGATCACATTGGTGCTTTCTGAAACGTCGGCGTCCAAGTCATACAGTTCCAGTTGCGATTGCGTCATGGCATACCCGTTGGGCATCCCGTCTCGACCGGCCTCGCGATCACCCAGCGTTCGATAGGCATGCGGGAAAACCAATTTGAACCGTTCGTTTCGGATGGTTTGCAATTGCCCGCCACCGTAGTAGCCAACATAGGTTTCATGCGGTGATCGAGCGTCGGGAACATCGAGCATCAGATCCAGGATCGAATGGCCATCGATCTTTGCTTTCGGTGGCTCTCCGCCGGTGAGTTCAATCAGGGTCGGAAGGATATCGATCGTGGAGCAGAACTGGTCGCACGTCGTGTTGGCGGGGATCTTTCCTGGCCACCACATCACGGTGGGTTCTCGCACGCCGCCTTCCCATTGCGTTCCTTTGCCTTCACGAAGTGGGCCCGCACTACCAGCATGATTGCCGTAGGAGAGCCACGGTCCGTTGTCACTTGTGAAGATCACGAGCGTGTTGTCTTGTTGTCCGGCTATTTTGATCGCAGTAAGGATCTGGCCCACTGACCAGTCAACTTCCATGACGACATCGCCAAACAGCCCTGCCCCGCTCTTGCCACGAAAGCGATCGGAGACATAAAGCGGCACGTGCACCATTGGATGCGGCAGGTACAGCAAGAACGGTTTGTCGCTGCTTTCCTCGATGAAGTTGACACTGCGACGAGTCAGCTCCACCGTCATCTGTTCTTGGTCGAATGGTTGAACGTTGTCATTGACGATCCGAGGAGCTAGTCCGGCGGTGGCTTCGATGATCGGCAGCGGCGGCCAGTTGCCAGGATCATTCGGGTTCTTCTTTTGACGCCGGATCGTGTCCGGGTGCAACGGCCACATGTCGTTGCTGTAGGGAATGCCGTAGAACTGATCGAATCCTTGGTTGGTCGGCAGGAACTTTGGGTGGTGGCCCAGGTGCCATTTCCCAAAGCAAGCCGTTCGGTATCCGGCGGATTGGCAGACTTCCGCGAAGGTGGTTTCGGAGGGTGCCAAGCCGATGTTGCTTTTGGGACCGAGTGCTCCCGACAGCCCGAGTCGACGATGGTAGCAACCGGTCAGCAACGCCGATCGCGAGGCTGAACAGACCGCAGACGAAACGCTGAAGTCGGTGAACCGGCGGCCTTCGCTCGCCAGTCGGTCCAGGTTGGGCGTGGGATAGTCCTTCGCACCAAACGGACCGATGTCCGCGTAGGCCATGTCGTCCATGAAGATGACGACCACGTTGGGACGTGATCCAGCAACTTCGCTGGGTTGTTTGGCCTGGGTTGGGAGTGAAAGGAACAGAAACAGGAGGGCAGGAAGGCAGGAAGCCGGAAGGTGGGGATTTCGCATGGAAGATCAATCAGGGAGGGAGGTTCTTTGGGCCGCGCTGGCCCACCCTGTTTTACCATGAACAAAACCTCGGATGATCAATGGGCCTGATTCTCCCAGCGGCAGCGTGAGCGTTTGCAGCACTCTTTGGCCGGCGGAGACTTCGAGTTTCTGCTCGGTGATGGTTGTGCCATGCGCATCGTGGTCGGGTGTCGCGCCGGAGGGAGCCTCGGTAATCGCGGTCAATGGCCGATCCACCGCGACAATCAACGTGCCCGCGATGGGGCTGGTCACGGCAATGCTGATGGTGCGTGTTTTTTTAGACGGTGTTTGTCGATCGGGAGTCGGAGCTTCTTGGCTCGCTGTCTGTTGGGAGTTGGATGAGTCGACTTGCAATTCCAACGGCTGAGGCGGGTGCAAACGCAGCGTTGGGTCACCGAGTAGTTGATAGAGTGCGGCGTGCTCCAAGCGTTCTTGTTTCAAGTCGTTGCCATCGGGGGATAGCATCGAGGCCAACGAGTCGACCATGATTCGCATGCTGGATCGCTGGGCGGCTTGTTGGCTTTGCATCGTTTGCGCGGCGTGCAGCATGGCATCGCCGATTCGAGAGCAACCGGTGTTCTGGTCGCCACCGGCGTAAACCGATTGCAACAACCCCAGCCCCATGCATGCGTTTCCGTACGGCATCGAAAGACGAGACGATGCGATCACGGCGATGGGGCCACCGTTCGCCAAAAGCATTCGTTCGGCGAGGCAATCG containing:
- a CDS encoding PEP-CTERM sorting domain-containing protein; this translates as MIMKTVDCSNTGACRSKLKQIVCLPLLCIAFANTASAALVTSIVTFDESDGFSVSDSPTTNPSVNGGNLYVIDGMRFSVTGGDFLYPRNGSGLWPTQASMSTSLGSAASNNITFSMMLDNPYAGQTFDMHEITLYGYAQAASAAPSTDVEFIGTKLNGNTVSFKTNEFDPGSLSPFLFDFEDDTVNLEDGTTVDFSGLVSLTWKQRNTNRQFQFDNVTFSTVTAVPEPGSLAAMLLISLVGMGTRARSIRSMFKRRLLPS
- a CDS encoding cryptochrome/photolyase family protein; this encodes MSKIRHLVLVLGDQLNHDSDVFSDFDPDTDRVWMAENDEEATHVWCHKTRLVGFFSPMRHFRDELRESGKTVLYHELTGDRRKARESSFASVLRKTLDEHDVEKLLVVSPGDYRVREQLRATSEQEGVPIEFRNDHHFYCTPDEFDDWAAGRKSMVMETFYRKMRQRHGILLDDRKEPEGGQWNFDKENRETFGKSGPPEIPPVPSFEPDSITRDVIDMVQDRFEDHPGSVEQFDLPVCRKDALKYLKDFIKNRLPKFGTFQDAMWNDETFLYHSRLSHAINLHLLSPKEVVDAAEQAYREGEAPLNCVEGFIRQILGWREYVRGIYWNRMPHYEERNSLHCDPDQDVPPFFWDGNTDMACVADAMRLLIDTAYAHHIQRLMVLGLFAQLYGTHPLRFHHWHMAMYADAIDWVSLPNALGMSQYGDGGVMATKPYCATGKYIQRMSNHCKGCRYDPAKATGEDACPFTTLYWDFLDRHQQQFQNNSRMTLQLKNLDRKDSSEWSDIRSRAKKIRNGKLTLKQQ
- a CDS encoding type II secretion system F family protein — translated: MFSNRIENQSLSTLCERVGVAFEVGLDPHRVFEREAKHASTLYGRKMRSVADQVREGAALSDAVKSQGNYFPPHFAEMLEGGERSGKLDRVLERLAEYYQQLADFRSIFFNSILWPIIQLILAIVVVGLLIYLPAVLLPDAETSRTDLLGIGLTGERGVLIYVGLVLAGLGITAAFYVLTKNGFFGFLSDWGSHLPWIGQNLRIFAEARFVQTLALTIEAGVDAASAVDLAFRSAGTRQFQSKASQSKQAILQGHDLHSTLADSHLFQEETIEVVELGEASGKLAETLDKHFRHLKSQVKSSMAKLTYAASAAIWVAIAAILILIIFRVFSLYVDGMGERATDVIQSPSSF
- a CDS encoding sulfatase family protein — protein: MRNPHLPASCLPALLFLFLSLPTQAKQPSEVAGSRPNVVVIFMDDMAYADIGPFGAKDYPTPNLDRLASEGRRFTDFSVSSAVCSASRSALLTGCYHRRLGLSGALGPKSNIGLAPSETTFAEVCQSAGYRTACFGKWHLGHHPKFLPTNQGFDQFYGIPYSNDMWPLHPDTIRRQKKNPNDPGNWPPLPIIEATAGLAPRIVNDNVQPFDQEQMTVELTRRSVNFIEESSDKPFLLYLPHPMVHVPLYVSDRFRGKSGAGLFGDVVMEVDWSVGQILTAIKIAGQQDNTLVIFTSDNGPWLSYGNHAGSAGPLREGKGTQWEGGVREPTVMWWPGKIPANTTCDQFCSTIDILPTLIELTGGEPPKAKIDGHSILDLMLDVPDARSPHETYVGYYGGGQLQTIRNERFKLVFPHAYRTLGDREAGRDGMPNGYAMTQSQLELYDLDADVSESTNVIDQHPDVVQQLKAAAEVYRQQLGDKLQKVSGNEVRGPGKLTDDDERLTW
- a CDS encoding GspE/PulE family protein — translated: MIQSLKKVLSPSPNGTDSKVRSMDEQVTATAERLSRFRAETTTYATEVVEQLLSFADEIGTSDMHLQPVAAGIDIRFRDNGVLRPLATIVDGIKVSIVTRLKVLSNLLTYQNDIPQEGRIAVPGEAAEVRVSTFPTLYGERAVLRFFGRGARLQQLEDLGHTGQVLGHLHDSLAETSGAVLVTGPAGSGKSTTLYASLRHLVQASGGSRSLLSIEDPIEVPIPGVAQSQVNAAAGFDLHTGLRSLLRQDPEVIVIGEIRDRLTAEIAIQACLTGQLMITTFHADSAATAISRLLDMGIEPYLLRSGLLGIVSQRLLRSLCECAVPSENPDAFCGLPIDHCKVAVGCQACHQTGYQGRLLASEFLSLKESASVDQLLSTRDSRQIYRMAVERGMTSLWERATDLVRHGYTSPSEVRRVLGMTMRI
- a CDS encoding outer membrane protein assembly factor BamB family protein; amino-acid sequence: MQKGSPAYQQKLVQWPTLFGPNRTGATEVSVPAIWPDEGPELRWEVEVGTGYGSPVTAENRVIFSHRVDDKEWVQCHDGRDGSVIWKTPLETDAVCDFEYSDGPYSTPVIDLQRRSVYHFSGSGTLLSLDLDSGHIKWRRDLREDYAVEPELFPPGATPLLDDDQLIFSLGGAKQEAGVVSLQADDGATRWSCTEHKAAYTTPIVAERFDQGFCFVMTAEGLVCLNPSSGTVDWEIPHRSKAPMSYNSVSPLVWNDLVLMVTGPGPGAICVKINADRSYEVQWKNRRLLDSQYTNLLLSDGHVFGFTSAGQGGAELRCIEFATGELKWKYHSVLRRAQGLIAGEAMFFLGERGHLASLQRSHNEAKVLSFTQDPLMQADCYCSPAIIEDGIVLKDEDRVAVFDLRR
- the hisA gene encoding 1-(5-phosphoribosyl)-5-[(5-phosphoribosylamino)methylideneamino]imidazole-4-carboxamide isomerase, whose protein sequence is MEIWPAIDLRHGKPVRLRQGDYDQQTTFGDDPVEFAERWQESGAKRLHLVDLDAARGDSPDANRTAVQRIIEATGLPCQMGGGVRDETTIESLLQVGVTRLVVGSRALKDPDWFVEMCDRYPGKLVAGIDARDGKVATQGWLETSDVSAIDFAKELRSRTENIAAIVYTDIAKDGMMQGPNFEGLAEMAAASDIPLVASGGVTTYDDIKQLVEMKMPAAIVGRSLYDGVMELGEVVKLAGDV